One window from the genome of Ailuropoda melanoleuca isolate Jingjing chromosome 5, ASM200744v2, whole genome shotgun sequence encodes:
- the FBXL22 gene encoding F-box and leucine-rich protein 22 — MSTSLEPGRTRTRRRVRSPGSRHTVRPLRAMHITQLNRECLLHLFSFLDKDSRKNLASTCPQLQDVFEDPALWPLLHFRSLLELKKDNFLLSPALRSLSICWHSSRVQVCSIEDWLKSALQRSICSRHESLVNDFLLRVCDRCPNLASVTLSGCGHVTDDCLARLLRCCPRLRALRLENCARVTNRTLAAVAAHGRALQTLHVDFCRNVSAAGLRRLRAACPRLVLRAEHSAAMIPDQLPSAPGTALRKLLPR; from the exons ATGTCCACCAGCCTGGAGCCGGggaggacgaggacgaggaggagggTCAGGTCCCCGGGCTCCAGGCACACTGTGCGGCCGTTGCGCGCCATGCACATCACCCAGCTCAACCGGGAGTGCCTCCTGCACCTCTTCTCCTTCCTGGACAAGGACAGCAGGAAGAACCTGGCCAGCACCTGCCCCCAGCTCCAGGACGTGTTTGAGGACCCCGCACTCTGGCCCCTGCTGCACTTTCGGTCCCTCCTAGAACTCAAGAAGGACAACTTCCTGCtgagccctgccctcaggagccTCTCCATCTGCTGGCACTCCAGCCGCGTGCAGGTGTGCAGCATTGAGGACTGGCTCAAGAGCGCCCTGCAGAGGAGCATCTGTAGCCGCCACGAGAGCCTGGTCAATGATTTCCTCCTCCGGGTGTGCGACAG GTGCCCCAACCTAGCGTCCGTCACGCTTTCGGGCTGCGGCCACGTCACCGACGACTGCCTGGCGCGCCTGCTGCGCTGCTGCCCGCGCCTGCGCGCGCTGCGCCTGGAGAACTGCGCGCGCGTCACCAACCGCACGCTGGCGGCCGTGGCGGCGCACGGGCGCGCGCTGCAGACGCTGCACGTGGACTTCTGCCGCAACGTGAGCGCGGCCGGCCTGCGCCGCCTGCGGGCCGCGTGCCCGCGCCTGGTGCTGCGGGCCGAGCACAGCGCAGCCATGATCCCGGACCAGCTTCCGAGCGCGCCCGGCACGGCCCTTCGCAAGCTGCTGCCGCGCTAG